AGTAGTCGATGTCCGCAGTGCGGTGCCGGTTGTTATCCTCGAGCACCCACAGGCCGTGGGTGATGTGGCTGACGCAGGCCATCTCGAACAGGTTGACGATCAGTTTTTTCGGTTCAGGCACGTTAGGCCCCTTCAGCGGTTGCAGCGATGGCGGTTCGGATCGATGCCGGGGCCTGCCCTGAAACGCCGGATGCGGAACGCCGGGCGGGCAGCCGGCCGTTGAGGTGGTAATCCCCCAGCTGCCGTGCCCGTTCGGCTGCCGGATTATGCGAGGCGATGGTGCGGGCATTGCGCCAGTGCCGGTCCAGGCCCAGCCGGGTTCCCACGGCGGAGGCTCCGCCAACCTCGAAGAGCTCGGTAACCGCCCCCAGCACGAGCGGCAGCAGTGTCTGCTGGGTCTTGAAAACACCGAGCTGGGCGGCAAGGAACAGCTCTCCGGCCTCCTCGCCGCGCAGCCGGGCGGCAAGGGCGGCATCCAGTTCCGCCGCATTGGAGAGCACTGCTGCGCGTGCGGTGTGGGAAGCGGCGGAGAGCCGGCCAACGCTGGCCTGCACCAGCTCGCTCTCCCGCGGCGGGTTTTGCCCGGCCTGTGCAAACGTCCGCTGGCGCGGCCGGACAAAGTCGACGGTGTCGGCCAGCGCCGCTTCCGCGATGCCGGCCACGGTGGCGAGGAGGCAGAGCTGGTAGATGCCGGTGATGTACTGGAACCGCTCGGCGTCCGGGCTGAAGGTCTCAATGTCGGCCGGTGCCACCGGCACGTCAGTGAACGTGGTGCTGCCGCTGCCGGTGAGCTGCTGGCCAAAGCCGTCCCAGTCGTCAGCTGTCGCCACCCCCGGATCACGGGCGTCGACGGTGGCACCCACGTAGTCCCCGCCATCGAGGGCGGAAACATGGATCCAATCCGCGTAGATGCTGCCGGTGGTGTAGTACTTGCATCCGTTGAGCCGGGCGCCATCCTCCGTGCGGGTGAGCGTGGTGGCGATGTCGGTGGTGTCCCCCCGCTCGGACTGAGCGTTCCCGACCAGGGCTCCGCTCCGCAGCCGGTCCCTCCAGCGTGCCTGGGCCTCGGAGTCGCCGTTGAAGAGCAAAGTTTCCACGAAGGCAATGTGGCCGCGGAAGAGGTGGGCAATGTTGGAGTCGGCCGCGGCGAGGTCGACGATGTTGCCGAAGAGCTCGGTCAGGGGAATCCGCGGTTCAGCCGTCAGGCGGCGTGAGCCGAAGCCGATGCGCTGCAGCTCCTCGACGGTGTCGAACGGCAGTGAATGGTCACGTTCGCGGTTGACCGCCTCGGCGCGGGCGGCGGCCCGGATACGCGCGAAGGCCGGGGAAAAAGAAGGAGTGGGAAGGGTCATGCGAAGGTCCTTTCAATGGGGGCTTCTACAGCCGGCCGGCCAGGTGCCGCGTCGGAACGGCCCGGGTGTCCTGTTCGGGGATTGAATCAATGAGCTGGCGCGTGTAGGGATTGGTGCTTTCCGTGAAGATGTGGTCCACGGAGCCGGCATCCACCAGGCGGCCGGTGCGCAGCACCGAGATTTCATCGGCAATCTGCCGCACCAGGCTCAAGTCGTGGGAGATGAAGAGATAGGTCAGGCCGGCCTCTTCCTTCAGGTGGAACAGCAGGTCGATGATGCGGGCCTGAACGGTGACGTCCAGGGCCGAGGTGGGCTCGTCCAGGACCAGGACCTCCGGCGTGAGGATCAAAGCTCGCGCGATGGCCACGCGCTGGCGCTGGCCGCCGGAGATTTCCCGTGGCCTGCGCTCCAGCAGGGCCTGCGGCAGCCCCACCCGGTCCAGCACCTGGGCCACCCGAGCGGCACGTTCGCGCCGGCTTGCGGTGCCATCCGCCGTGCGGTGCAGGCGCAGCGGCTCCTCAACGCTTTGCCCGATGCTGAACTTTGGGTCCAGCGCCGCCAGCGGGTTCTGATAGACCAGTTGCAGCTGCCGGGCGTGGGGATTTACGGTTCCGGGCGCCGGATCCAGTGTCCGTCCGCCCACCGTCACGGAACCGCCGCTGAAGCTTTCCAACCCCGCGAGGACGCGCGCCACCGTGGTCTTTCCCGATCCCGACTCCCCCACCAGGGCATGTGTGGATCCGGCACGGACCGTGAAGCTCACACCGTCCACTACAGGCGGAGAAACGTCGCCGGCACCGTACCGCTTGACCAGCCCGTGAACGACGACGGCGGAGTCCCGCCGCACTGCCGCGGGGGCGGTGAGCCCGGGCCGGTATTTGTGCGGACTGAGCGCCGGGGCATCGGCGAACAGCGCCTGCGTGTAGGGATCCTGCGGGCGCTCCAAAATCTCGGCGGCGGGACCGGATTCCACCACCCGGCCGTGATTCAGGACTGCCAGTGTGTCGCTGCGGTCCGCAGCCAGCGCCAGGTCATGCGTGATGAAGAGGATTGACAGGCCGAGGTCGGCCTGCAGCTCACCGAGCAGGTCAAGAATCTTTTTCTGCACGGTGACGTCCAGCGCGGAGGTAGGTTCATCAGCAATCAGCAGCTGCGGCCGGCCGGCAATCGCGATGGCTATGAGCACACGCTGCAGCTGGCCGCCGGACAACTCATGCGGATAGGACCGGATCCGTTGTTCCGGATTGCGGATGCCAACCTTTGCGAGCAGGGACGCGGCCTCCGCAGCGATGCAGGCCGCCGGCGTGCCGGTGTGGAGCCGCAGTGCCTGCCCCAGCTGTGCACCGACGGTGTGCAGGGGGTCCAGGGAGCTGAGCGGATCCTGCGGAATGTAGCCCACCCCGGTGCCGCGCAGCCGCCGCCACTGCCTGCGGTCGAAAAACGTGACGTCTTCCCCGCCCACCTGCACGGTGCCGGCGGTGATCCGGCCGCTGGCGGGCAGGAGCCCGCCGGCGGCCAGGGCGAGGGTGCTCTTACCGGAGCCGGATTGGCCCACCAGGGACAGCGTCTGGCCGCGCTCCAGACGCAGATCCGCTTGGTGGACGACGTTGGCGGCCGACGAGCCCTGTCCGTAGGCGACACTCAGGCCGCGCAGTTCCAGTGCCGGTGATGTGTTCATTCGGATACCTCACGTGTGTCTCGGAAGAGGGCGCTGACGCGGCTGATGGACAGCACCGTTAGGACAATGACCAGGCCGGGCAGCAGCGTCAGCCAGGGCGATGAAACAATGTACTCGCGGCCTTCCGAGACCAGCAGCCCCCATTCGGGATGCGGCGGCGGGGTGCCGTAGCCCAGGAAGCTGAGGGCGGCGATCCACAGGATCGCCGAACCGAATTGCAGGGCCGTCATGGAGAGCACAGCGGTGTAGGAGTTGGGCAGCACGTGCCGGAACAGCACCGTGGCGGGCCGGGCGCCAAGGTGATGGGCGGCCTCCACGAAGGTCAGGTTCCGCACCGTCAGTACCTCTGAGCGCATCAGGCGGGTAAAAGTGGCCACTGAAGCAATGCCGACGGCGATCGCGGCATTCAGGGTGCCGAACCCCAGCGCCACCACCACCATCATGGAGAGCAGCAGCCCGGGAATGGACAGCAGGACATCGACAATGCGGCTGACCACCGTGTCCACCCAGGACCCGAAGTATGCCGCGACGAGTCCCAGCACCGATCCGGCTCCCAGCCCAATGGCCACGGCAATGAGGGATGCGCCGATGGTTTGGGCGGCTCCGTGAATGACCCGGGCGAGCAGGTCACGGCCGAGGTAGTCGGTGCCAAAAGGATGCGCCGGCGTGGGCGCCAGCAGGGTGTTTCCCTGGGAGGCCTCCAGCGGATCGAACCGGGTCAGCAGCTGCGGAGCCGCTATGGCTGCCAGCAGGAGCAGCAGGAAGCACAGCGCCAGCCAGTCTCCCGGCGTCGTCGTCCGGGCTTTATTGAGGATCCGTTCCTTGCGGGTTGACGGCGGGGCAGCCGGTTTTGTCGGTGGCGGAGTCATCGGACCAGAGCCTCCGATGCCGTTGACGGCCGCTCGATTGCCGGCGCAGTGGCAGGCGGAAAACCGGAGGATCGCCGTCTCTCGTTCCGCCGGCGGGCCATCCGCGGATCAAGGGCCGGATAGAGCAGATCGGTGAGGAGATTGATGGTGGTGAACACAACGGCCACCAGCATGACCACAGCCTGCACCACCGGGCCGTCCTGGGCCCGGACGGCCTGCTCCGTCACGAAGCCCAGTCCCGACCGGTTGAACACGGCCTCGGCAATGACTGAACCGGCCAGCAGTTCGCCGACGGTAAGCCCAAACAGGGTGAGCGCAGGAATCGAGGCATTGCGCAGAACGTGGGAACTGAAGATCCGGCTCTCGGGCACCCCTTTGGCGCGCAGGACGGTGACGAAAGGATCGCCATAGGCTTTGCGCAGCCCGCGGATGAGCACCTGGGTGATGGGTGCGCTGACACCGAACGCCAGCGTCACCGCGGGCAGGAGCAGCGACTTGGCGCCCTCATCGCGGATGGAGGAGAACCAGCCGAGCTGATAGGCAAACACCTGCAGCAGCAGCAGGCCGGCCAGAAAGCTCGGCGTGGACAGGGACAGCACCGGGAAGGCGCCGGCCAGCCGGCGGACCGCTTTCCATGGCGCCAGAACGGCGGTGGCGGCAATCAGGAGGGAGAGGGCCAGGGCAAGGACCAGGGCCGCTGCGGCCAGTGCCACCGTCTCGCCCAGTCCCTGGGTGATCAAATCCGCGACCGGCCTGCCCGTGGCGAGCGAGAAGCCCAGGTCCCCCTGGAACAGGCGGGTCACCGAAATCCAAAACTGTTCCAGCGCACTCCGGTCCAGGTTGTAGTAGGCGGTAATGGCAGCAGCCTGTTCCTCCGGAATGGGGTTCAGCGGGTTGTTGATGCGGCTGCCGATGGGGTCGCCCGGCAGAGCGAAGAGGATGAAGTACACGAAGACGTAGGTCAGCGCGACTACTAGGAGAGACTGCCCGATGCGGGCGGCGATGAAAGCGGGGCCGGACACGTTCCTCATTTGGTTTCCGTCCAGGTCTCGTAAAAGGACGGGCGCGCCTCCGCACCGAAGGACAACCCGTGGAGGGTGGGCTGCAGTGCGAAAACCTGGGAGTCATCGAGAATGGGCAGCGCATATGCGGAATCGATGATGTGGTCCTGGATTTTGCCGATGATCCCGCTGCGGACAGCGGTGTCCGTGGCCGTCAGCTGCTCGGCCAGCAGGGCGTCCAGTACGGCGTCGGGCTGCTGCAGGTTGAAGGCGTTGAGGTACTCGCTGGAATAGTTGACGGTGAGTCGGATCGGATCCGCTTCCGGCCAGCCGTTGCGGCGTGCGCCCACTGCCGGGTCGGCCAGCACGGTGGAGTAGTTGGCGTAGTCCGTTTCCTTAATCTCCAGGTTGACGCCCAATTGCTTGAGTTGCCACTGGATCAGCTGGAACAGGGGTTTGGACGTGCTGTCGTAAACGTCAACGTAGGTGAGGATGTGCAGCTTCTCTCCGTCGCGGGTGCGGAACCCGTCCGCATCCCGTCCGGTCCAGCCGGCGTCGTCCAGCAGTTGGTTGGATTTGTCCGGGTCAAACGCCAGCTTTTCCGATTCGTCCTTGTACCCCAGGGACCCGGGAGTGAGGATGCTGGTGGCCTTGTTCCAGTTCTCCGTATAGAGGTCGGAAATGATCTGGTCCCGGTCGATTCCGTGCTGGAGCGCCTGGCGCACCCGCACATCATCCAGGAACGGCGCGGACTGCCGCAGATCCCAGACGTTGGAGTTGCCCACGCCCTGAACACTGACCACTTCGAGTCCGGCCGCGGTCAGGGTCTTCTCCTCGCTCGGCTGGATGTAACGGATCAGGTCCGCCTCGCCGGCACGCAGCGAGCCAAGCCGCACGCTGTCTTCGGTCACCGGAATGATGGTGATGCGGTCCAGATATGCCTCGCCCTGGTTCTCCAGGCCGGGCGGGGCCCATGCATATCCGTCCCGCCGGGCCAAGACGATTTCCTCGCCGTACTTTTCGGATTCCACAGTGAAGGGGCCGCTGCCGATGATGCCGGTCAACTGGGACTGGGCTTCAATCGGTGCGTTGATCGTTTCATCAGCGACCAGGCTGGTCCGCCAGAATGACAGCACGTTAAGGAAGGGGGCGTGCGGGGCCGTAAGCTGCACCGTAACGGTCCGGGACGCGTCGTCGGCCGTTACCGCCGACACTTTGGGGAACCAGTTATTGGCCGGGATGCCCTTTTCGCTGTCCCCCGCGGCCTGCCAGTCCAGATTGCGCTTGACCGCCTGGGCGTCCAGGACCTGGCCGTTACTGAAGGTAACGCCCTCCCGGATCACGAACGTGTAAGTGAGTCCGTCATCGCTGACGGTCCATTCCTCGGCGATCCACGGTTTCAGCTCCAGTGTTTCGGGGTCCCGGTAGATCAACCGGTCCGTGATGTTCTGGATGTAGGCGCTGTCCTGCCAGGTGCCGCTGCTCTGGAGCTGCGTGTTGGAGGAGAGTTCGGCGTCGAGGTAGACCACCTCGCCACCGTGCTTGTCGCTGGATTCGGAGGCGTTGCCCGGTTGGCTGCAGCCGGATGCGAGGACCGCGGTCAGCACGGACAGGATCAGCAGGGGTACAGCGCGGACGGGCACCGGATGTTTGCGGGTGAGTTTCATGGCGCTACTTTCTCGAGGGAGGGGCCGAAAGCAGATTCCGGCCGGCAGAGACGGGTGGCCCGTGGGCAGGGCAAAGCACGGGTAGGGGAAGGCGCAGGCAGGGAAAAGCGCAGGGCAGGGAAAAGCACGGCGGTGGCGAAGGTGTGCGGCCGGGCATCGCGGCCGGGCACATCGCAGCCGGGCAGGGGAAGCCGGGCAGGGGAAGCCTAACGGCTTGGTTCGAAACCTAGCTGGTGGAGCGGGGACATCGATTCATCGGGCGTGCCTCTACGGGTCATGGCGCCCCGGGGGCGCTGCCGGGGCAGCGGAGACGCCGTACTTGCCGGGCCGGGCAGGTGCCCGCCGGCCGAATCATCACCTGGAGCACCCCGCTACGACGAGAGGGTTGCTGTCCAGCCGGCCAGGGCCGATGGCTGGAACTCTTGATTGCTGACTCCATGCTAGGGCAGGAGGAAGGTTTGTGCGCAGAGGACGTCGTGTGGGGTAAGTCCCCGTCATATGACGCTGTTGCGGCCATATGACGGCACACGCAGGTAACACTGCGTAAGGCGCCGGACGGGGTAAAACGGAGCCGGCACGCCGCCGGTCCGGGCCTACTGCAGCCGGACCGGCGGGTGTATTACGCGACCCTGAGGTCGATCTCACCGGGAGCGGCGCCGTCTGCGCCAAACACCAGGTGCCGGTTGGCGATCTTGTCGGTGAAGAACCGGTCGTGGCTGACCACCACCACGGCACCGGGGAAATGCAGCAGCGCCCGTTCCATCACCTGCGTGCTGGAGAGGTCCAAGTGATTGGTGGGCTCATCGAGGAGCAGCACCGAGGCGCCGGAGAGCAGGCACTGGGCCATCGCCACACGCGCTTTCTGCCCGCCGGACAGGTTGCCGATCTTCTGCTTCAGGTCCGCTTCGGAGAACTGGAACATGGTCAGGAACCGGTTGACCGATTTCTTAGTGGCGGTCAGGGCCAGGGAATTCGGCATGGCGTTGACCGCATGGGTGACGGTGTCGGCGTCGTCGAGCTCTGCCAGGACCTGGTTGTAGGAGACCATCCTGGCCCCGTTCGCCCAGGCGACCTTGCCGGCGTCGGCCTTCTCCTCACCGGTCAGAACCCGCAGCAGTGTGGTTTTTCCGCTGCCGTTGGAGCCGAGCACCACCAGGCGGTCGCCGCGCCGGATCTCGAAGCTCAGTCCGCTGAACAGGGTCTTGTCCCCGTAGGACTTTTCCAGGGACTCCACCCGGCACAGGTTGTCCTTCACATGCAGTCCGCCGTAGATCTCGGTGATGATCTGGTCCACGGGCCGCGGGGCACGGGCCTTCTTGATCTTGGCGAGCTTGCCGTCCAGTGCTCCGCTGCCGGCCTTGGCGGCTTCACGCCGGTCCGAGATGCCCTCGGCCTCAAAGGCCAGCAGCTCGGACTCATGCACAAACTGGGACTCCAGCGCCTTGAGCCGGAACTGCTTCTGGATCACGTATTCGGCAAAGTTCCCGGGGTATTCATGCAGGTGGTAGTTCTCCACCTCGATGATCCGGGTGACCACGGCGTCCAGGAACTTCCGGTCGTGGGAGACGATGACGGCGGCGCCCCGGAAGTCGCGGAACCAGCCTTCCAGCCACTCGACGCCGGCAACGTCGAGATAGTTGGTGGGCTCATCCAGGAGCAGCACATCCGGTGCCTCGAGCAGGATTTTCGCCAGGGCCGCACGGTTGCGCCAGCCGCCGGAGAGGGCATCGATGGGGCAGGTGCGGTGTGCGTCGCTGAACCCCAGAGTGGTCAGCGCGGCGTCGATCCGGCGCGGATAGTCCCATCCGTCGAGGCGGTCCATGGCCTCGAACAGTTCAGCCTGGCGGCCAATGAGCTTATCCATGACCTTGGGGGCGGGGTCGGTTCCGAGAGTCTCGTCGATGGCGGCAAGCTCCGCTTCAACGGCCTTGATTTCCACGAACAGGGCATCCAGCACTTCGGTGATGGTGGACTCACCGTTCAGCTCCGAGAACTGCGAAAAGTAACCGATCTTCAGTCCCTGGTCCACGGAAACGGTGCCGGAGTCCGGCTCTATCTGTTCCAGGATCAGCTTCAGCAGCGTGGACTTGCCTGAACCGTTCTTGCCAATGAGGCCAACCCGGTCCTTCGGCTCAAGGCGGAAGAAAGCCTCGCGCAGGATCTGGGTTTTGTCGTAGCCAACGTTGACGTCCTGCAGCCGGATCAGGCTCATACGGGGAGTGTCCTTTCGGGAATGAAGCTGGTGCCCGGCACCGGCGGTCCGGAGGGACCGGCCGGCAGTATTACGCCCGTTGACCAGCCACTCATCTTATCCGGTGCGGCTGAGCGCTGATTCCGGTAAGTGCGCTGACCCTGTTCCGGGGCGCGGCCGGGGTTGCATACTGAGAACCAGCTCCAATTTTCAACCGCCCTTCCGCACTGAAAGAGGTGTTCACCATGGCTGAAGCGACAACGCTGGCGTCCGGGCTGGGCATGGGGGAATCAGCCCGCTGGCACGGAAACGAGCTGTGGTTTGCTGACTGGATTGCCGGCACCATCTCCGCCCTGGACGCGGACGGAAACGTACGGCGGGTCAGCTCAGTGCCGTCCTTCCCCATCAGCTTTGACTGGCTTCCGGACGGGCGCATGGCGGTCGTTTCCGGCGCCGAGGGCTCCGTCCTGCTCGAAGTCCCGCATGCGGGCCTGGTTCCCGTTGCTGACCTGCGCGGCATTTCCGAATTCCCCTGGAACGAAATTGCCGTGCATCCCTCCGGGAACATTTACGTCAACGGCATTGGCTACGACTACTCCGGCGATATGCAGGACAGCGGTGTGATCGCGCTGATCCGTCAGGACGGGTCAACGCAAAAAGTGGCCGACGGACTGGCGTTCCCCAACGGCATGCTGGTGTCCGGCGACGGTGCCACGCTTGTGGTGGCGGAATCCAACGCCGGGCGTCTCACCTCCTTCCGGATCCGGGATGACGGCGGGCTGGAACCGGAAGGAGTGTGGGCATCAGTGGAGGGCAGCGCGCCGGACGGCATCTGCTGGGACGGCAGCGGCGGCATCTGGTTTGCCGAGGTGCCGGGCGAACGCTGTGTGCGGGTCCGGCAGGGCGGCGAGGTCCTGCAAACAGTGCAGCTGGAGCATGGGTGCTTCTCCTGCGCGGCTGGCGGCGACGACGGCGGCCTCCTGTTCATGATGACGGCGCAGTGGCCCGAGGCGATGGATCCTGCTGCGGACAACACCGGCCGGGTCATGGGCCTGCGGGTGAAGTAGGACTCCTACTTCACGGCTCCCGCGGTAAGCCCCGCCACAAAGCTGCGCTGCAGCAGGAGGAACCCCACCACAATCGGAATGCTGACCACCAGGGATGCGGCCATGATCTGGTTCCAGTACACATTTGTTTGCGTGGAGTACAGCTGCAGGCCCACGGCAAGTGTCCGGTTGGCGTCCGTCGTCATGACCGAGGCAAACAGCACCTCGCCCCAGGACGTCATGAAGGCATAGATGGCGACGGCGATCAGCCCCGGGCGGGCGGCTGGAAGCACCACGCGCATCAAGGCGCCCATTGGCCCGCAGCCGTCAACCTTCGCCGCCTCATCCAGCTCCTGCGGAATACCGTCAAAATATCCCGCGAGCATCCAGATGGCGAACGGAAGCGAGAACGTGAGATAGGTGATGATCAGTCCCCCGCGGGTCCCCACCAGCTGAATGCCCAGAACCGAATTGATGTTCACAAAAATGAGAAACAACGGCAGCAGGAACAACACGCCGGGGAACATTTGAGTGGACAGCACCGTGGTGGAAAAAACGGTGCGGCCGCGGAACCGGTACCGCGAGATGGCGTAGGCCGCAAAGACGGCAATCACCACGCTCAGGAGTGTGGCGGCGCCGGCCACGATGAGGCTGTTGACGAAGTAATCGGCCAGCCGCACCGTTTTCCACATATCGACAAAGGGGGCAAAGGTTACCGTGGTGGGCAGCCAGCTGAACGCCCCCTGCACATCCGAGAGGGGCTTCATCGCCGAAGTCAGCATGACGTACACGGGAACGGCGGTGAAGATGGTCAGGAACGTCAGCACCGCTGCCCGGAATATCTTGGTTCCCGTTGTGTCACGCACGGCGCGACCTCCTATTCACGGTGAGCAGGTAGATGCCGGTGACGATGAGAAGGAAGATCAGCAACAGCACCGACATGGCTGCGCCGGAGCCGAAATTCCAGGTCAGGAATGACGCGTTGTAAATATGGAAGGAGATCAGGTCACCGGCCGGTGGCTGAGCGGTTCCGAAAAGGACAAACGGCGTATTGAAGTCGTTGAACGTCCACAGGAACATCACCAGGATCAGCACCATGTTCACCGGACGGAGCATCGGCAGCGTGATGGACCGCCATTGCCGCAGGGGCTTTGCGCCGTCAACGGCGGAGGCTTCATACACGTCGTCCGGTATGGACTGCAGGCCGGCCATCAGCATCAGGAACGCGAAGGGCCACAATCTCCACAGTGCAACAACCACAATCGACACAAAGGCGTTGTCACCAATCAGCCAGAACGGCTTCTCGCCGCTCAGTCCCAGGTTGTCGTACAGGAAGTGGTTGACGGCCCCCGTGTCCTTTTGCAGCATGAATTTCCACGCAATGATTCCGGCGTACATGGGCAGGGCATACGGCACCAGAAACAAGGTGCGGAAAAGGCCGCGGCCCCAAAACTGCTTCTGCAGTGCGACGGCCGCAGCCATTCCCATTCCCCAGGCCAGGCCCACTACAAGCACGGTGAAGGCGCAGGTGATGAGGAAGGACCGCAGCAGGGCCTCCCCCACTGCGGCATCGAAGTCCAGGGCCACCCGGAAATTCTCGAAACCGGCGAAGGGTGCCTCCCCCCAGTTGGCAATGAAGGCCCGGGTGAGGTTCAGGAAGCTCATCCAAATACCGGTGACCATGGGGATGACGTGAATCAGCAGTTCGAAAATCACGGCGGGTGCGAGCAATGCGTAGGGCAGCCACCACCCGGCCGCCCTGCGTTTGCGAAGCGTTCCTGCCGCGTTTCCCTGGAGTGACGGTTCCTCAGCCGTCCTGACAGCAGCCATGACAACCCACCTTTCTCCGCCGGGGGCCCGGATGTTAGCCCGCGGCCGCCGAAACCTGGTCCTGCGCGGTCTCCATCGCATTCCTGATGTCGTCCGTGCTGACCGTTCCGCCGGAGGCAATGGTGGCGAACATTTGATTCATGGCGTTTCCGACGGTGCTTTCAAACTGGTCCTCGGCCGGCACCAGCGGCAGCGGCTTGGATTTAGTTGCATAGATGTCAGCAAACGTTGCCGCTTCCTCCGGGTTGTCCGTGAAGTTGGGAGTGGCGCCGTTGAGGACCGGCAGCGAAGCGAAAGGACGCCCCAGCGCTGTCTGTGTCTCTTCCCTGGTCATGAACTCCACAAATTTCAGCGCATCATCCTTGTTGGCTGAGGCCTCGAAAATGGACAGGTTGATGCCGGCAACGTGGGAAGCAACGTCGGTGTCACTGTCTGATGGTGCCGGGAAAGGAACAACTCCGTACTCATCGCTCGTCATGCCGTTGGCCACGATGCTGTTGTTGGCATTGTTCTGGTTAAGGATCATCGCCACTTTGCCGGTGGCAAAATCATTCACTGCCCGAATGGCATTCTCGTACTGGACGTTGGAGGTGCTCACCACCTTGTCCGACTGCATCAGATCGAGGTACCGCTTGATGCCGTCCACCACGCCGTCCGAAGCGAACGTCGGTTCTCCGTCGGCGTCGAAGAGGTCGGCACCGTTCTGGGCCGCATTGATAAAGGCAAAGTGGGCGTTTTCGGTGTAACTCCCGGCGGCGAGGGCCAGGCCGTAACGGTCGCCGCTGGTCAGGGCCTGGGCCGAGGAAACCAGCTCTTCCCATGACGTGGGAGGGGTGAGGCCGGCCTCCTCGAACATCGCCTTGTTGTAGTACAGGCCGTAGGCCAGCCCATACAGGGGAACGGACGTTGGATCCTCTCCGGGCGCTCCGCCGGTTTCCACTGCAGCCTCGACAAACTTGTCCTTGCCGCCAATGGCTTCGAATGCCTCGTCGTCAAACGGCATGAAGGCACCCGTGGACTGCAAAGATGCGGCCCACGTATTGCCGATGTTAACGACGTCGGGAGCCTGACCTGAGGTGACGGCAGTTTGGATGCGGGTTTGGAGGTCATTCCACCCGATGACTTCCAGATTGACCGGTATGCCGGTCTCTTCCTCGAACTTTTCCAGCTGAGGGGTCAGTACTGCCTTGTCGTCGTCGAGGCTGGTGCCCTGGTTGCTGGCCCAGTAGGTCAGTCCGTTCCCGTCGCCCGAACTGTCATTGGTGCCGGTGTCGCCTGAACCGCTGCAGGCGGTGGTCAGTGTCAGTGCTGCAATGGCCGCTGCTGCGGCAAGCGAACGAATTTTCATTGGATGACTTCCTTGTCTGT
This genomic interval from Arthrobacter citreus contains the following:
- a CDS encoding sugar ABC transporter permease, which gives rise to MAAVRTAEEPSLQGNAAGTLRKRRAAGWWLPYALLAPAVIFELLIHVIPMVTGIWMSFLNLTRAFIANWGEAPFAGFENFRVALDFDAAVGEALLRSFLITCAFTVLVVGLAWGMGMAAAVALQKQFWGRGLFRTLFLVPYALPMYAGIIAWKFMLQKDTGAVNHFLYDNLGLSGEKPFWLIGDNAFVSIVVVALWRLWPFAFLMLMAGLQSIPDDVYEASAVDGAKPLRQWRSITLPMLRPVNMVLILVMFLWTFNDFNTPFVLFGTAQPPAGDLISFHIYNASFLTWNFGSGAAMSVLLLIFLLIVTGIYLLTVNRRSRRA
- a CDS encoding carbohydrate ABC transporter permease yields the protein MRDTTGTKIFRAAVLTFLTIFTAVPVYVMLTSAMKPLSDVQGAFSWLPTTVTFAPFVDMWKTVRLADYFVNSLIVAGAATLLSVVIAVFAAYAISRYRFRGRTVFSTTVLSTQMFPGVLFLLPLFLIFVNINSVLGIQLVGTRGGLIITYLTFSLPFAIWMLAGYFDGIPQELDEAAKVDGCGPMGALMRVVLPAARPGLIAVAIYAFMTSWGEVLFASVMTTDANRTLAVGLQLYSTQTNVYWNQIMAASLVVSIPIVVGFLLLQRSFVAGLTAGAVK
- a CDS encoding sugar ABC transporter substrate-binding protein; the encoded protein is MKIRSLAAAAAIAALTLTTACSGSGDTGTNDSSGDGNGLTYWASNQGTSLDDDKAVLTPQLEKFEEETGIPVNLEVIGWNDLQTRIQTAVTSGQAPDVVNIGNTWAASLQSTGAFMPFDDEAFEAIGGKDKFVEAAVETGGAPGEDPTSVPLYGLAYGLYYNKAMFEEAGLTPPTSWEELVSSAQALTSGDRYGLALAAGSYTENAHFAFINAAQNGADLFDADGEPTFASDGVVDGIKRYLDLMQSDKVVSTSNVQYENAIRAVNDFATGKVAMILNQNNANNSIVANGMTSDEYGVVPFPAPSDSDTDVASHVAGINLSIFEASANKDDALKFVEFMTREETQTALGRPFASLPVLNGATPNFTDNPEEAATFADIYATKSKPLPLVPAEDQFESTVGNAMNQMFATIASGGTVSTDDIRNAMETAQDQVSAAAG